Proteins encoded within one genomic window of Sinorhizobium sp. B11:
- a CDS encoding ABC-2 family transporter protein: MSAYLAFARSSFHSQLAYRNEVWANIFGKLVQVLARVAIWQAAYAGMGTIVVDGVSLQQMVTYALLGGAVMGATRPERIIGEIGRSLKTGDVAIWLLKPLSYPLYLFANECGSFGYRLMTQVIPTVAFTAFLYGMLPPASLFDGLMFVCFWALSFTLLFLMSALFGLIAFWLMTSFSLDWMLGALLHLFSGLLIPFWFFPEPFAMIARHLPFAWVVYYPNAVYLGRLSTVDVWLHLGLGLAWAAFFLTGVLWLWRCASGRITVQGG, from the coding sequence ATGAGCGCCTATTTAGCGTTCGCACGCAGTTCGTTCCATTCGCAGCTTGCCTACCGCAACGAAGTATGGGCCAACATCTTCGGCAAACTCGTGCAGGTACTTGCGCGTGTCGCCATCTGGCAGGCGGCCTATGCCGGCATGGGCACAATCGTAGTCGACGGTGTTTCCCTGCAGCAGATGGTGACCTACGCCCTGCTCGGCGGCGCGGTGATGGGTGCAACCCGCCCTGAACGGATCATTGGCGAAATCGGCCGCTCGCTCAAGACAGGCGATGTCGCGATCTGGCTGCTCAAACCTTTGTCCTATCCGCTCTATCTCTTTGCAAACGAATGCGGCAGCTTTGGTTATCGGCTGATGACACAGGTCATTCCGACCGTCGCGTTCACAGCGTTTCTTTACGGCATGCTGCCACCGGCAAGCCTGTTCGACGGCTTGATGTTCGTCTGCTTCTGGGCCCTGTCATTCACGCTGCTGTTCCTGATGTCCGCGCTCTTCGGCCTCATCGCCTTCTGGCTGATGACCAGCTTCTCCCTCGACTGGATGCTGGGTGCCCTGTTGCACTTGTTCTCCGGCCTGCTGATACCCTTCTGGTTCTTTCCCGAGCCGTTTGCCATGATCGCCCGCCATCTACCCTTTGCCTGGGTCGTCTATTATCCCAATGCTGTCTATCTCGGCAGGCTTTCCACGGTCGATGTCTGGCTCCATCTCGGCCTGGGCCTTGCCTGGGCGGCATTTTTCCTCACCGGCGTCCTCTGGCTGTGGCGCTGCGCGTCCGGCCGCATCACCGTCCAGGGAGGTTGA
- a CDS encoding ABC-2 family transporter protein: MIIHHLRVIPLLVRMHVRSQMEYRGAFWLDRLAQILSYGSVFATIGILLARFDTLGGWTWPELALLFSFQLLAYSLGAAMSFVQLRDLEELVRLGTYDTLLVKPFSPWTYLVFSGLNIGYIGHVILAVALMAWAVLSIDVVWSVWSASFLIAALVSATLLTAALMTMIGATALIWVRSNHLFSIFFGFWELTRYPLNIFPGGIQAILITAVPLALTSSVPVGALLGKPIPILGDWAGPVALAAGPIWVLIAMAHWRYATGKYQGAGG, from the coding sequence GTGATTATTCACCATTTGCGCGTCATTCCGCTGCTCGTTCGCATGCATGTCCGCTCCCAGATGGAGTATCGCGGCGCTTTCTGGCTCGATCGTCTTGCCCAAATCCTCTCCTATGGCAGCGTCTTTGCCACAATCGGCATCCTGCTCGCCCGCTTCGATACGCTCGGAGGCTGGACCTGGCCGGAGCTCGCGCTGCTGTTCAGCTTCCAGCTGCTGGCTTATTCGCTTGGCGCTGCCATGAGCTTCGTGCAATTGCGCGACCTCGAGGAACTGGTTCGCTTGGGCACGTACGATACGCTGCTGGTCAAGCCTTTCAGCCCCTGGACTTATCTGGTCTTTTCCGGCCTCAACATCGGCTATATCGGCCACGTCATCCTGGCGGTGGCACTGATGGCCTGGGCCGTTCTATCAATCGACGTGGTCTGGTCGGTCTGGTCCGCCTCGTTCCTTATTGCTGCTCTCGTCAGCGCCACTCTGCTGACAGCTGCCCTCATGACCATGATCGGCGCGACGGCACTGATCTGGGTGCGCTCCAACCACCTGTTTTCGATCTTCTTTGGCTTTTGGGAGTTGACGCGCTACCCGCTCAATATTTTTCCGGGCGGCATCCAGGCCATCCTCATCACCGCGGTCCCACTGGCCCTTACCAGTTCTGTTCCCGTCGGCGCCCTGCTCGGCAAACCGATCCCGATCCTCGGAGATTGGGCCGGACCTGTTGCCCTCGCAGCCGGTCCGATCTGGGTTTTGATAGCAATGGCGCACTGGCGATACGCCACCGGGAAATATCAGGGAGCCGGGGGTTGA
- the pyrF gene encoding orotidine-5'-phosphate decarboxylase — MSSGSWVETVRQNAARYGELVAGIDPSPSEIPSFFDQDDPAWISRFADFVLDTIEGHAGFVKFQSAYFEACGLAGLTALSLGMKRAKAAGIGVILDAKRGDIGATAAAYARAYLTPVSEGGSGDFEADCLTVNPLMGPDTLEPFAECATRYGKGLFVLCRTSNPGAGWLQDRMTGNRPISDHVAELIGEIGRRDNDGLSPIGAVIGATVPHEGRRLRMLMPHTIILAPGLGAQGGDASSIDALRGKQLGDLLVPVSRGLASVVDREISPADYRELILNRIAGFKDAIAHRPAAPAAANW; from the coding sequence ATGTCGTCTGGTTCGTGGGTAGAAACAGTTCGGCAGAACGCTGCCAGATATGGCGAGCTTGTTGCCGGCATCGATCCGTCGCCCTCGGAGATTCCGTCTTTTTTTGACCAAGACGACCCTGCATGGATCAGCCGCTTTGCCGATTTTGTTCTGGACACGATCGAGGGACACGCCGGGTTCGTGAAGTTCCAGAGCGCTTACTTTGAAGCATGCGGCCTTGCAGGCCTCACCGCCCTCTCGCTAGGGATGAAGCGCGCAAAGGCTGCCGGTATCGGTGTGATTCTCGACGCTAAGCGAGGCGACATCGGAGCCACCGCTGCCGCCTATGCTCGCGCCTACCTGACACCTGTGTCAGAGGGTGGATCTGGCGATTTTGAGGCCGATTGCCTGACCGTAAATCCGCTAATGGGTCCCGATACGCTCGAACCATTTGCCGAATGTGCCACACGTTACGGGAAAGGCCTGTTCGTCCTCTGCCGCACGTCCAATCCCGGTGCCGGATGGCTACAGGATCGAATGACCGGAAACCGGCCGATTTCGGATCATGTTGCCGAGCTCATCGGAGAGATCGGTCGGCGGGATAACGACGGCTTGAGCCCAATCGGCGCAGTCATCGGAGCGACCGTTCCACATGAGGGGCGACGGCTGCGGATGCTCATGCCTCATACGATCATTCTCGCACCCGGCTTGGGAGCGCAAGGTGGCGACGCAAGCAGCATCGATGCACTTCGGGGCAAGCAATTGGGCGATCTTTTGGTGCCGGTGTCGCGCGGCCTTGCAAGTGTTGTCGACCGCGAGATCTCGCCGGCAGACTACCGCGAACTTATCTTGAACCGGATTGCTGGCTTTAAGGATGCTATCGCTCATCGTCCTGCCGCCCCTGCGGCAGCGAACTGGTGA
- a CDS encoding ABC transporter permease encodes MTQLKALAAKPWIWSFVGALAAWLATIAFTGGYGAGGMLTAAFSLAVFMVIVGTGQMFVITLGPGNVDLSLPANIGLASAVAMKTMNGQDSMIVIGLLAALASGAAVGVANYLLIWALRIPPIIATLSASFIIQSIDISYGRGLQIKPPSGFADFTNLQILGVPVLALATILFTAGAGIALRRMIYGRAVLAIGQNIRAAWLAGVPVGRIRFLTYTLSGTLGGLNGALLAGYFRGANVDIGNEYLLSSIAVVVIGGTSVAGGKANIPGIWGAALFLVLLLTMLNTFGVSAGVRLLLTGLIIVGVITAAGGKRRS; translated from the coding sequence ATGACGCAATTGAAGGCGCTTGCCGCAAAGCCGTGGATCTGGTCCTTCGTCGGCGCTCTCGCTGCCTGGCTCGCAACCATCGCGTTTACCGGCGGCTACGGCGCCGGCGGCATGCTGACGGCCGCATTCTCGCTCGCCGTCTTCATGGTCATTGTAGGTACCGGGCAGATGTTCGTGATCACGCTCGGTCCCGGTAACGTCGATCTCTCACTGCCGGCCAATATCGGGCTTGCCAGCGCAGTCGCGATGAAGACCATGAATGGGCAGGACAGCATGATCGTCATCGGCCTGCTTGCCGCACTCGCCAGCGGTGCTGCGGTCGGTGTCGCCAACTATCTGTTGATCTGGGCGCTGCGCATTCCGCCGATCATCGCGACGCTCTCGGCAAGCTTCATCATCCAGTCGATCGATATCAGTTATGGTCGCGGCCTGCAGATCAAGCCGCCGTCAGGTTTTGCCGATTTCACCAATCTTCAGATTCTCGGCGTTCCCGTACTGGCACTCGCCACCATTCTTTTCACCGCGGGCGCTGGTATTGCGCTCCGCCGGATGATCTACGGGCGCGCGGTGCTGGCGATCGGACAAAATATTCGCGCTGCGTGGCTTGCAGGGGTTCCGGTCGGACGGATCCGCTTTCTCACGTACACGCTATCAGGCACACTTGGTGGTTTGAACGGTGCATTGCTTGCGGGCTATTTCCGCGGCGCAAATGTCGATATCGGTAATGAATATCTGCTGTCCTCGATTGCCGTCGTCGTCATTGGCGGCACGTCTGTTGCAGGCGGCAAGGCCAATATTCCCGGCATCTGGGGAGCCGCTCTTTTCCTCGTGCTTCTGCTGACGATGCTCAACACATTCGGCGTCAGCGCCGGGGTGCGCCTGCTGCTTACCGGCCTCATCATCGTCGGCGTCATCACCGCGGCTGGAGGCAAACGCCGATCCTAG
- a CDS encoding ABC transporter permease translates to MTFVSLNNSATRSARSSAGRARALRAMLPALSLALVLLAIAWLNPRAISYFGFSLMLNLAIPIALATIAQMFVIAGNELDLSIGTFVGFVGCVTATWLREAPLLGVVVLLGSIGVYALLGALIHLRNLPSIVVTLGMSFVWQGLAILVLPKPGGKAPEWLQAITSFKPPFIPFPIAAAILIAAIVYFGLMRTSYGVILRGSGGNPAALARAGWSLLRTKITLFALAGSFGVLSGMTLIGITSSGDANIGNGYTLLSIAGVILGGGEFVGGRVSPIGAVIGALTLALAASSLLTFMHIPPDWQVAANGAILIIVLAARALISRKEA, encoded by the coding sequence ATGACATTCGTTTCGCTGAACAATTCTGCCACGCGGTCTGCCCGCAGCAGCGCCGGAAGGGCACGCGCCTTGCGTGCCATGCTGCCGGCGCTCTCGCTCGCGCTTGTGCTTCTTGCGATCGCCTGGCTCAATCCGCGCGCCATCTCCTATTTTGGCTTCAGTCTGATGCTGAACCTCGCGATCCCAATTGCGCTCGCCACCATCGCGCAGATGTTCGTCATCGCCGGCAACGAGCTCGATCTTTCGATAGGAACCTTCGTCGGTTTCGTGGGCTGTGTGACCGCCACCTGGCTCCGCGAAGCACCATTGCTTGGCGTCGTCGTGCTGCTTGGCTCGATTGGCGTGTATGCGCTGCTCGGCGCACTGATTCACCTGCGCAACCTGCCCTCGATCGTCGTGACGCTCGGCATGAGCTTCGTCTGGCAGGGGCTGGCTATTCTCGTACTGCCCAAGCCCGGTGGCAAGGCACCGGAATGGCTTCAGGCGATCACCTCTTTCAAGCCGCCCTTCATTCCTTTTCCGATCGCCGCCGCGATCCTCATTGCCGCGATCGTATATTTTGGGCTGATGCGCACCTCCTACGGCGTCATCCTGCGCGGTTCCGGCGGCAATCCGGCAGCGCTGGCCCGGGCCGGCTGGTCGCTCTTGCGCACCAAGATCACGCTCTTTGCACTGGCGGGTAGCTTCGGGGTGCTTTCCGGAATGACGCTGATAGGCATTACCTCGTCCGGCGATGCCAATATCGGCAATGGCTATACGCTGCTGTCGATCGCCGGCGTCATCCTCGGCGGCGGTGAATTCGTGGGAGGGCGCGTGTCGCCGATCGGCGCAGTCATCGGCGCGCTGACGCTGGCGCTTGCCGCCTCGTCACTGCTGACCTTCATGCATATTCCGCCGGATTGGCAGGTGGCGGCGAATGGCGCGATCCTCATCATCGTGCTTGCAGCTCGCGCGCTGATCAGCCGCAAGGAGGCATGA
- a CDS encoding sugar ABC transporter ATP-binding protein, producing MVTPVQAVANRIIISLSGAKKHFGAVRALDGVDFDVRAGECVGLVGHNGAGKSTLMNMLAGTLMLDRGSMTVGETAAENYSVIRAQRSGIRCVFQELSLCPNLSVAENTRINHPGLRGFGWHRRAAELITAKLDEIFPEHGIDAADIVADLSIGRRQMVEVARAFTVTEDPLNLVILDEPTSSLDAHTAGQLLAFVQRFVAGGGSCILISHVLGEVLQNADRIVVMRDGKVVAADAARAYDRDRLVATMGGAAHREKCPAQAIAAEPTGAPRVRARPARQGDGAELVAQSGSIIGLAGLAGHGQTDLLLAIFNAAHRSKVDIEVTAPVALVAGDRQSDGIFPQWSIAENIGIRSLKRLRAGLLISPKREAELADAWKRRIGIRTPEMNNNILSLSGGNQQKALFARALGSDADIILMDDPMRGVDIGTKLEVYDLIREEAANGRTFIWYTTETEELDNCHHVYVFKNGRIVANLRRDELTEQKIIQSSFVEAS from the coding sequence ATGGTCACGCCGGTGCAGGCTGTGGCCAACCGGATCATCATTAGCCTAAGCGGCGCCAAAAAGCATTTCGGCGCCGTGAGGGCACTTGATGGCGTCGATTTCGACGTTCGCGCCGGCGAATGTGTCGGGCTCGTCGGCCATAACGGCGCCGGCAAGTCGACGCTGATGAACATGCTGGCTGGAACGCTGATGCTCGACCGCGGCAGCATGACGGTCGGCGAGACAGCTGCAGAGAACTATTCTGTCATCCGCGCCCAGAGATCCGGCATCCGCTGCGTCTTCCAGGAACTGTCGCTCTGCCCCAACCTTTCCGTCGCAGAGAATACCCGCATCAACCATCCGGGACTGCGTGGTTTCGGGTGGCACCGGCGTGCCGCCGAACTGATTACCGCCAAGCTCGACGAGATCTTTCCCGAGCACGGCATCGATGCCGCCGATATTGTGGCGGATCTGTCAATCGGGCGGCGGCAGATGGTGGAGGTGGCCCGCGCGTTTACGGTGACGGAGGATCCGCTGAACCTCGTGATCCTGGACGAGCCGACCTCTTCGCTCGATGCCCATACTGCGGGCCAACTGCTTGCCTTCGTACAGCGCTTCGTTGCGGGCGGGGGCAGCTGCATCCTGATTTCACATGTACTTGGCGAGGTACTGCAGAATGCCGACCGCATCGTCGTTATGCGCGACGGCAAGGTGGTGGCCGCCGATGCGGCGCGTGCCTATGACCGCGACCGGCTTGTCGCGACCATGGGTGGAGCCGCCCATCGCGAGAAATGCCCAGCGCAAGCCATCGCCGCCGAGCCGACGGGGGCGCCGCGCGTGCGGGCACGACCGGCACGTCAGGGCGACGGCGCCGAGCTCGTTGCCCAGTCAGGCTCAATTATCGGTCTTGCCGGGCTTGCCGGCCACGGCCAGACCGATCTGTTGCTGGCAATCTTCAATGCCGCCCACCGCAGCAAGGTCGATATCGAGGTGACAGCACCGGTGGCCCTTGTTGCGGGCGACCGGCAATCCGACGGCATCTTCCCGCAATGGTCGATCGCCGAGAATATCGGTATCCGATCGCTGAAGCGGCTACGTGCCGGCCTGCTCATCTCGCCGAAGCGCGAGGCTGAGCTTGCCGATGCCTGGAAGCGCCGGATCGGCATCCGAACGCCAGAAATGAATAACAATATCCTTTCGCTTTCGGGCGGTAACCAGCAGAAGGCGCTTTTTGCCCGCGCGCTTGGCTCCGATGCCGATATCATTCTGATGGACGATCCGATGCGAGGTGTCGATATCGGCACCAAGCTCGAGGTCTACGATCTCATCCGCGAGGAGGCTGCCAATGGCCGCACCTTCATCTGGTATACGACCGAGACGGAAGAGCTCGACAATTGTCACCATGTCTACGTCTTCAAGAACGGCCGCATTGTCGCCAACCTCAGGCGCGACGAGCTGACCGAGCAGAAGATCATCCAATCCTCCTTCGTCGAGGCAAGCTGA
- a CDS encoding substrate-binding domain-containing protein — protein sequence MRKVFVLASLAAMLASGTAFADTSGKKIAFSNNYAGNSWRQAMLKSYDIVTKKAVADKIVGAADVFTTADQEVPTQAAQIQNLILQGYDAIVINAASPDALNGAIKQACEAGIVVVSFDGIVNEPCAYRVVVDFEDMGKQEIAQMKALHPEGGNLLEIRGLAGTSIDDSIHKGLTEAVAANPEFKIVNSVTGNWDQTTAQKAVATVLPSLPDIVGVVTQGGDGYGAAQAFAAAGKPRPTIIMGNRQDELQWWKEQKAKDGYKTWSASIAPGVSTLAFWVAQQVLDGRKDIPHDLLVPYLAFTQDDFEQHLTDIPIGSVATKEYSQADAVEAIKANIK from the coding sequence ATGCGTAAAGTCTTCGTACTTGCCAGCCTTGCCGCAATGCTCGCATCGGGCACGGCCTTTGCCGACACGAGCGGCAAGAAAATCGCCTTCTCCAACAACTATGCCGGCAATTCCTGGCGCCAGGCGATGCTCAAGAGCTATGATATCGTGACCAAGAAGGCAGTCGCCGACAAGATCGTCGGTGCGGCCGACGTGTTCACGACCGCCGACCAGGAAGTGCCAACCCAGGCCGCTCAGATCCAGAACCTCATCCTGCAGGGCTATGATGCGATCGTCATCAACGCCGCTTCGCCGGATGCGCTGAATGGCGCCATCAAACAGGCCTGCGAAGCAGGCATCGTCGTCGTCTCTTTTGATGGTATCGTCAACGAGCCTTGCGCTTATCGCGTCGTCGTTGATTTCGAGGATATGGGCAAACAGGAAATCGCGCAGATGAAGGCGCTTCATCCGGAAGGCGGGAACCTTCTGGAAATCCGGGGCCTTGCGGGCACCTCGATCGACGATTCCATCCACAAGGGCCTGACGGAAGCTGTTGCCGCCAATCCGGAATTCAAGATCGTCAATTCGGTCACCGGCAACTGGGACCAGACGACGGCGCAAAAAGCCGTCGCGACCGTTCTGCCTTCGCTGCCGGATATTGTCGGTGTCGTCACGCAGGGCGGTGACGGCTACGGCGCGGCCCAGGCCTTCGCCGCTGCCGGCAAGCCGCGCCCGACCATCATCATGGGGAACCGTCAGGACGAGCTGCAATGGTGGAAAGAGCAGAAGGCCAAGGACGGCTACAAGACCTGGTCCGCTTCGATCGCGCCCGGTGTTTCGACCCTCGCGTTTTGGGTCGCTCAGCAGGTGTTAGATGGGCGCAAGGACATCCCGCACGATCTCCTCGTGCCTTATCTCGCGTTCACGCAGGATGATTTCGAGCAGCATTTGACGGATATTCCCATTGGCAGCGTTGCCACAAAGGAATATTCGCAGGCCGACGCCGTCGAAGCCATCAAGGCCAATATCAAGTGA
- a CDS encoding SMP-30/gluconolactonase/LRE family protein, which translates to MVRSTRDPGFADVVGDGALETLASGLGFTEGPVWHPYEKWLVFSDMPENRMYIRRPSGAIEDFRRPSNKANGNTLDREGRLLTCEHAMSRVTRAERDGSTSVIATRYKGKELNSPNDIVVATGGAIYFTDPTYGRMEYYGVQRPQDLSFQGVYRVDPDGSNLTLLVDDFAQPNGLCFSLDESRLFVNDTERQHIRVFAISPQGQLTGGAVWAETKGNEPGAPDGMKIDSCGNVYCCGPGGIQVFDPSGHMLGLIRTPEPTANFTFGDEDLKSLYITASSSLHRLRVRVPGLRLF; encoded by the coding sequence ATGGTGAGGAGCACCCGCGATCCGGGATTTGCCGACGTGGTCGGCGACGGGGCGCTGGAGACCCTGGCAAGTGGTCTCGGTTTTACTGAAGGTCCCGTCTGGCATCCTTACGAGAAATGGCTTGTCTTCAGCGACATGCCCGAAAACCGCATGTACATCCGCCGGCCTTCCGGCGCGATCGAGGATTTTCGCCGGCCAAGCAACAAGGCGAACGGCAATACTTTGGATCGCGAAGGGCGGTTGCTCACCTGCGAACATGCGATGAGCCGCGTCACCAGGGCCGAGCGCGACGGTTCGACGAGCGTCATCGCTACGCGCTACAAGGGCAAGGAGCTGAACAGCCCGAACGACATCGTCGTCGCGACCGGCGGCGCTATCTATTTCACCGACCCCACTTATGGGCGAATGGAATATTATGGCGTGCAGCGGCCGCAGGATCTCTCCTTTCAGGGCGTCTATCGCGTTGATCCGGACGGTTCAAACTTGACGCTCCTGGTGGATGATTTCGCCCAGCCGAACGGCCTCTGCTTTTCGCTCGATGAATCGCGCCTCTTCGTCAATGACACCGAGCGTCAGCATATCCGGGTGTTCGCCATCTCGCCGCAGGGCCAACTCACCGGTGGGGCGGTCTGGGCCGAGACAAAAGGAAACGAGCCGGGTGCGCCGGATGGCATGAAGATCGACAGCTGCGGCAACGTCTATTGCTGCGGGCCTGGCGGCATTCAGGTCTTTGATCCTTCGGGCCATATGCTCGGCCTTATCCGCACGCCGGAGCCGACTGCCAATTTCACCTTCGGTGACGAGGATCTGAAGAGCCTGTATATTACCGCCTCGAGTTCGCTGCACAGGCTTAGGGTGCGCGTGCCGGGACTAAGACTGTTCTGA
- a CDS encoding 4-oxalocrotonate tautomerase family protein, whose protein sequence is MPFVNIQILKGHSQERKDEIARRVTAAVSELAELPKEAIWVVFEDVSASDWFVGGKSVQSSKG, encoded by the coding sequence ATGCCCTTCGTCAACATTCAGATTCTCAAAGGCCATTCCCAGGAGCGCAAGGACGAGATCGCGCGGCGCGTCACTGCTGCCGTCAGCGAGCTGGCCGAACTGCCGAAGGAGGCGATCTGGGTCGTCTTCGAGGACGTCTCGGCCTCCGACTGGTTCGTCGGCGGAAAATCCGTCCAATCCTCGAAGGGTTGA
- a CDS encoding response regulator transcription factor, translating into MLVMIAEDDGLHRAFVRSTIEHLWPDDVEVIEAGSGDVAIDLARRREPPYVVLDLQLPKATGIEVARSIWNRRADTHILFWSNFADESYVRGVARIVPSGTVYGYVLKSASEEGMRSALRGVFAEGHCIIDREVRGIQHRVQDRLEGITDSEYESLIDVALGLTDKAIAARRGLSTRGAQARIRHLYEKLGVVMPEEGASEGSLFNSRTRAIYLAFARGLINVDALRRAQGDLDSWIDQTSPTKEQ; encoded by the coding sequence ATGCTGGTGATGATTGCCGAGGATGACGGGTTGCATCGCGCATTCGTGCGCAGCACGATCGAGCATCTATGGCCTGATGATGTCGAGGTAATCGAGGCAGGCAGCGGAGACGTCGCGATCGATCTGGCGCGACGTCGCGAGCCGCCATACGTGGTGCTCGATCTGCAATTGCCGAAAGCGACAGGAATCGAGGTGGCGCGCTCGATCTGGAACAGGCGGGCCGATACGCACATCCTGTTCTGGTCAAATTTCGCCGACGAGTCCTATGTGCGCGGTGTGGCCCGCATCGTCCCATCGGGCACCGTCTACGGCTATGTGCTGAAGTCGGCCTCGGAAGAGGGCATGCGATCGGCGTTGCGCGGCGTCTTTGCGGAGGGCCATTGCATTATCGACCGGGAAGTGCGCGGCATTCAGCATCGCGTGCAAGATCGGCTGGAGGGCATTACAGACAGTGAATATGAGAGCCTGATCGATGTCGCGCTGGGGCTGACGGACAAGGCGATCGCCGCCCGCCGCGGCCTCTCCACCCGCGGCGCACAGGCGCGCATCCGCCATCTCTACGAAAAGCTCGGCGTCGTCATGCCCGAGGAGGGAGCCAGCGAGGGGTCGCTCTTCAACTCCCGCACCCGGGCGATCTATCTGGCCTTTGCTCGCGGCCTTATCAATGTCGATGCCTTGAGGCGTGCACAGGGGGACCTCGATTCCTGGATTGACCAGACTTCGCCGACGAAGGAGCAGTAA
- a CDS encoding GAF domain-containing protein, which yields MIRYDAELIEGMRAISRAFAGHTETGAAFRETATEIFKLLPHDHIDVAVLLNGGRSHICYETGYQTSWSDLALSPPPVELSPVRAVLKGELPYLFSDDALADERFHFTGAIDEPIFTARLRSRIVVPMRARGEIIGALNISRHEPGCYTSADLEIAQHCAEFIAPYIFALIQSEEARRAMMAESEARSREEILRVGASRLTEGMEQERRRIAMDLHDQTLADLARVVRQVSALHRHGMAGANQLADLEREIIHCLTELRHIVDDMRPSVLELFGLRDAIEAHLNRSVSRATPSIAVQIQDTSEGAADMLPERTLTAIYRIVQEAINNAVKHAVPRRIEVRIGATPSLLKIVVTDDGSGCVQVDPQVTGGIGHMHTRAALIGAQLRINRSGRKGGTRVAIGVPLVGETTSTGMLPPGAAVAAADVAGRR from the coding sequence ATGATCAGATATGATGCCGAGCTGATTGAGGGAATGCGCGCGATATCGCGTGCATTTGCCGGACATACCGAAACCGGTGCCGCCTTCAGGGAAACAGCAACAGAGATCTTCAAGTTGCTGCCACATGACCATATCGATGTCGCCGTCCTGTTGAACGGGGGCCGGAGCCATATTTGCTACGAAACAGGTTATCAGACAAGCTGGAGCGACCTGGCGCTCAGTCCGCCACCGGTCGAACTGAGCCCGGTACGGGCAGTGCTCAAAGGTGAACTGCCATATCTCTTCAGCGACGATGCGCTCGCAGATGAACGATTTCATTTCACAGGCGCAATAGACGAACCCATCTTTACTGCGAGGTTGCGCAGTCGCATCGTCGTGCCGATGCGGGCAAGGGGCGAGATCATCGGCGCCCTCAACATCAGCAGACACGAGCCCGGCTGTTATACGTCCGCCGATCTGGAGATCGCCCAGCACTGCGCCGAATTCATTGCGCCCTACATCTTCGCGCTGATCCAGAGCGAGGAGGCACGCCGGGCGATGATGGCAGAAAGCGAAGCGCGCAGTCGCGAAGAGATCCTGCGTGTCGGCGCGTCCCGGCTGACCGAGGGTATGGAGCAGGAGCGGCGACGCATCGCCATGGATCTGCACGACCAAACACTCGCCGATCTCGCTCGCGTTGTGCGCCAGGTCTCTGCGCTGCATCGCCACGGCATGGCCGGTGCCAACCAGCTTGCGGATCTTGAGCGTGAAATCATCCACTGCCTAACAGAGCTGCGCCACATTGTCGACGATATGCGACCGAGCGTGCTCGAACTCTTTGGGTTGCGCGATGCCATAGAGGCGCATCTCAACCGCAGCGTCAGCCGGGCAACGCCTTCGATTGCAGTGCAGATTCAAGATACCAGTGAAGGCGCCGCCGACATGCTACCGGAGCGCACGCTGACGGCGATCTATCGGATCGTCCAGGAGGCGATCAACAATGCCGTCAAGCACGCCGTACCTCGGCGCATCGAGGTGCGCATCGGCGCGACGCCGTCGCTGCTGAAGATTGTCGTTACCGATGACGGGTCAGGTTGCGTCCAGGTCGACCCGCAGGTGACTGGCGGGATCGGCCATATGCACACCAGGGCAGCACTGATCGGCGCGCAGCTTCGCATCAACCGCTCCGGCCGAAAGGGCGGTACGCGGGTGGCAATCGGCGTGCCGCTTGTTGGCGAGACGACAAGCACCGGCATGCTGCCGCCGGGCGCGGCGGTCGCCGCAGCCGACGTCGCTGGGAGGCGCTGA